From Streptomyces sp. NBC_00370, a single genomic window includes:
- a CDS encoding N,N-dimethylformamidase beta subunit family domain-containing protein: MGAEPIRRWDSGALAHAVSDPFGQGPLPWLRGSENYFDDTGHLVPWYADETLTGGGRSGGPRTADDVGRQIKGFVSTGAAAPGEAIDFHVTVDPPQQFFIDIYRIGHYNGEGARKIITSPRISGLVQPPPLAADRTVSCHHWWLSWRLQIPAHWAIGAYVAVLTTVDGYRSHIPFTVRDTHPADLLLLLPDITWQAYNLYPEDGRTGASLYHAWDEQGTLLGEEDAATTVSFDRPYAGAGLPLHVGHAYDFIRWAERYGYDLAYAETRDLHAGRVDPTRYRGLVFPGHDEYWSVPMRRNVELAREHGTSLVFLSANTMYWQVELGPSASGVPDRMLHCRKRHGPGKPALWREVDRPEQQLLGIQYAGRVPEPHPLIVRNADHWLWDSTGAVDGEEIAGLVAGEADRYFPRTALPDHQDRILLAHSPYRDTENAKRHQETSLYRAPSGALVFASGTFAWSPALDRPGHVDARIQRATANLLDRICKRD, encoded by the coding sequence ATGGGGGCTGAGCCGATCCGGCGTTGGGATTCGGGCGCTCTCGCCCATGCCGTCTCCGACCCCTTCGGCCAGGGCCCGTTGCCCTGGCTGCGCGGCAGTGAGAACTACTTCGACGACACCGGCCATCTCGTGCCCTGGTACGCCGACGAGACCCTCACCGGCGGCGGGCGCAGCGGCGGGCCGCGTACCGCTGACGATGTCGGGCGGCAGATCAAGGGCTTCGTCTCGACCGGCGCCGCCGCCCCCGGCGAGGCGATCGACTTCCACGTCACCGTCGACCCGCCGCAGCAGTTCTTCATCGACATCTACCGGATCGGGCACTACAACGGCGAGGGCGCCCGGAAGATCATCACCAGCCCGCGCATCTCCGGCCTCGTCCAGCCGCCGCCGCTCGCCGCCGACCGCACGGTCTCCTGCCACCACTGGTGGCTCTCCTGGCGGCTCCAGATCCCCGCGCACTGGGCGATCGGCGCGTACGTGGCCGTGCTCACCACCGTCGACGGCTACCGGTCCCACATCCCCTTCACGGTCCGCGACACCCACCCCGCCGACCTGCTCCTCCTGCTGCCCGACATCACCTGGCAGGCGTACAACCTCTACCCCGAGGACGGCCGCACCGGCGCCAGCCTCTACCACGCCTGGGACGAGCAGGGCACGCTCCTCGGCGAGGAGGACGCGGCCACGACCGTCTCCTTCGACCGCCCGTACGCCGGCGCCGGGCTGCCCCTCCACGTGGGCCATGCCTACGACTTCATCCGCTGGGCCGAGCGTTACGGGTACGACCTGGCGTACGCCGAGACCCGCGACCTGCACGCGGGCCGCGTCGACCCCACCCGCTACCGCGGCCTCGTCTTCCCCGGCCACGACGAGTACTGGTCGGTGCCGATGCGCCGCAACGTCGAGCTGGCCCGTGAGCACGGCACGTCGCTCGTCTTCCTCTCCGCCAACACCATGTACTGGCAGGTGGAGTTGGGGCCTTCGGCCTCCGGCGTCCCCGACCGGATGCTGCACTGCCGCAAGCGGCACGGCCCCGGAAAGCCCGCTCTCTGGCGCGAGGTGGACCGGCCCGAGCAGCAGCTCCTCGGCATTCAGTACGCCGGCCGCGTCCCCGAGCCGCACCCGTTGATCGTGCGCAACGCCGATCACTGGCTGTGGGATTCCACCGGCGCCGTGGACGGTGAGGAGATCGCGGGGCTCGTCGCCGGTGAGGCCGACCGCTACTTCCCCCGTACGGCACTGCCCGACCACCAGGACCGCATCCTGCTCGCGCACTCCCCGTACCGCGACACCGAGAACGCCAAGCGCCATCAGGAGACTTCGCTCTACCGCGCCCCGTCAGGCGCGCTCGTCTTCGCCTCGGGCACCTTCGCCTGGTCCCCCGCGCTCGACCGGCCCGGCCACGTCGACGCCCGTATCCAGCGCGCCACGGCGAATCTCCTCGACCGCATCTGCAAACGGGACTGA